Below is a genomic region from Terriglobales bacterium.
GCGTCGCCGCCGCTCTCAAATATGTAGGGCAGGACCTCTTGAAATTCTGCGCACGTCATCTTCTTACGTTCTCCCCCACTCATCGGCGTGCCGCCTTCTCTGCCTTGCTGAGCTTCAGCAGGTCGCGCAGCTTCATTCTTGCCTTGTGGAGCTGCGACTTGCTGTTTCCGATGGAACATCCCATCATCTCCGCTATTTCGTTGTGCTCATATCCTTCGATGTCATGGAGCACGAATATGATGCGGTAGCCTGGAGGCAGA
It encodes:
- a CDS encoding sigma factor-like helix-turn-helix DNA-binding protein; the encoded protein is LPPGYRIIFVLHDIEGYEHNEIAEMMGCSIGNSKSQLHKARMKLRDLLKLSKAEKAARR